From Alteromonas sp. BL110:
GCTCTAACGCCTTTAGCACATCAACAGTGATAGCAATTTGCTGAGTGAAAAAAGCAGTGGGCGACAGATCTGATTTAAGAAGCTCTACAGGAGAAGCGGCTAAGCCCTCAGTTCTGCTCCAATGAAGGATCAGTTCTTCCTTAACCGGCAGGTTGTGCTTGTTATGAGCATCTACAAATCCTTGATATTTTTCTTGGCGTGACTTTACCGTTTCAAACTGCTGGGTGACAAAGCAAATATCTTTATGCCCTAATTCGATGAGATACTCTGTGGCTTCAAATGATGCGCGTTTGTAATCAGCAACAACAATACCCGTATCGCAGTCGTCGTGCTCAAGCTGAAACTGAACTACTGGCACAGTATTTTTAGAAATATCTTCGATTAACTTCGCGTTGTTGCCACACGAGGCAATAATAACGCCGTCTACATTAAGCTGGCATAGCGTAGTTAGCGCACTCTTCTCAGTTGCGGGGTCGAAGTCAGAGTTATAAATAAATAGGTCGTAGCCATGCTTTTTACAATAATCGTCCATGCCTCGTATTGCTTGGCTTGTGTAATAACTCGCGATATCGCGAACAATAACCCCCAATGTACGAGTTTTATTGGTTTTTAAACTGCGCGCAATATTGTTAGGTACATAATTTAATTCCTCGACTGCTTTTTGCAATCGTAAGCGGGTATCTAACGACATGAAGTCGAAGCGTCCATTTAAAAATTGAGATGCGGTACTTTTTGAAACGCCGGCTTTTGTCGCAACGTCTACAAGTCTTACTTTGGTTTTATTCATTTAATGTTCTCTAACTGCTTACGTATCAAATGGTTTTCCGCATTACTTAGGTGCTACCGCGTCACCCAATTGTAAAGAAGAAAATGAAACACTGGTATAGTTACCTGCTTTTTTATCTACGTCCCAATTACCTGTACCGGGGCAAGCTGGATAGCGAAACGTTGGCGCATCCTTTGTGCTGCATTGGTTATACGCACCAACCTTGAAAAACAACCAGTCGTTTTTATATCCAATAGGGTCGTCATGCTCATCAATATTTCCAGAAGCATCTACATTATCTGCAAGATTTATTTGATGCTTCACCGTGGGGTGATTTGCAGCAGAAAAGGTAAGGTACATGGTATCGCCATAAACATTAATCTCGTAGCTAAACGATTCACCTAAGGCTATGCCGTCACTGCCTGGATCGGTGTTATTGTTCCAGCCATCTCCCCATACCGGGTAAGCAATGTCGATGCGCTCTGGATGGCTTTCAGGAAGGTTTCTTTCGTAGTTCCAAAAAACAGTTCCCGTTTCGTGGTTAGGGTACTTTTTGTAGTAAATTTTAAGAGGCTCATTACCCCAGCCAAAGCCAGCGTCTTCCGTTTTTTCATCATTTAATTTTGCAGCATGAATCTGACCCACTACCACGGAATAAGCGGGTGGTTTGTCGGCATACTTTGCATTTAACGACACGTGATTAACTTTAAGTGAGGCCTGCATTCGCCCGCCTACAGCAGCAAAGTTTTCGTTATTCGGCGTGGAGGATAACGCGAAGTAATTACGAGGGCTTTCATAACTAGGTACTTGCCCATTTTCGCTTGTATAAACTTGTCTAAGTTCACTACGCGTGTTTGTTGATGTGGGCGATGTAAAGCCTTTGTTAGGAGCAACAAATACCATATTGTTGTCTGCATCTAAGTAAAAGAACGTTTCGTGCTGATAGTATTTGAGTGCGTTGTTTTTAACCCGATCTGCTGCTCCATCACCGTCTTCATCAACAGGAAGCATGATATTCCACCCACTCAAATCGAATTTATCACCGGGTACTTGGATGGAAGTGCCTTTTTCTTCAGGTTCTGATTTGCCGTTGCATCCTACAATAGTGAAGGCAATTAGGATGTTAGCCGCAACCAATGGCGTTCTTGTTTTCATAGAATTAACCTAGGGAATTTGTTATAGATTGGGGTAGAGAAAATAGCGCTGCAGCACACTACAGCGCCATTAAGAGAGGCGGTACGCTTCTTACCAGCGCCCGCGCACTCCAAGGGTAAAGCGACGATCAGATTCGCTGTAAAGCCAAATGCTATCCAGTTCAGAAACTTGGATGTAGGGTTCAGCCGTAAGGTTTACCGCATTGGCGACCAAGGTGATGTTCTCGTTCACGTCATAACTTGCGGAGAAGTCAAATTGACCCCGTGCATCGCGATAATTGTTGCCAAGTGTTGGGTCAAAGAACGGCTCATCGGGGTTAGTTCTATTGTAAATACCTGTGGCTAGCGCGCCAACTGGACGAACCCGTTTTTCGTCCTGTGAGTCTAGATATTTGTCACGCCAGTTATAGGCTAAACGAACTTGGAAGCCCCCGTGTTCCCAATAAATTTGACCATTGAAAGTGTGATTAGAAATATCCAATAAGGGGTTGCCATCAGGCTGTTCACTGTCTGCATACGTATAGTTCGTGCTTATGCCAAGCCCAGACCACATGCCAGGTAAAAAGCTGAACTGTTGTTGATAGGCAAGTTCTACCCCCGCAACTTCACCACTCCCGCCGTTTACGTCAGTATCGATAACAATGCCAGTGAGTCCTGCATCACGTTGGGCTTCAACGTAGGCAAGGTCTTGATCGCCCGTGACATAATTCACATCAGCTTGGCTAACACCAGCCGTGTCGAGTAGGCATACATTGACGTATTCAGTAACATTCTGCCCCTCTACTGTGTCTGGATCTGCTACACAAGAGCTGCTCGCGACGGTGAATGATTCTACGTCTTTATAAAAAATAGCAGCTGATACCATACCACCTTCGCCAAAGTAGTGTTCAGCAGAGAAGTCGTACTGGGTCACTCGATACGGGTCTAGCTGATAAGAGCCTTGCGTGCCGGTTACGAGTGAATTATCAACGCTAAGTGCTGGGCTTAATTCTCCAAACTCAGGTCGCCTCATTACTTTAGCCGCAGCGAATCGCAGTATTGTATCGTCGGTGAGCGTGTACGTGACGTTTAAGCTTGGTAGAAAATCTGAATAGTCGTACTCGCCGCTTTGGTCAAAGGTGTTAGAGGTTAAGTCAGTTTTAACATAACGCGCACCTACCACAGCAGTTAGAGCGTCAAAGTCTAAATGAAACTGCGCATATAGGGCTTGAGTTTCTTCGTTAATCTGCGCGTAAGAACCCGTGTTTCTTACCATGTTGTCAGCTAACGAGCCCGTTAGCTCCATGTTACTGCCTTCCAGCATTTGCTGAACTCGGGCATAGGTGCCGTCAATATCGTACGCTAGCGCTGCCCCGTCATAAACATAATAGTGGGTAAGTGCATTGTTGCCGGCAATCCCGCTTTGGTCGAAGGAATTACTGTGGTTAATTTCTTTAAATCCACCAAACGCTTCATTGAATTCATCGACCCATGTAGGGGTAACAACGCCATCATAAGAAACACTGGTTTGCAGGTTCTTTAGCTCGCTTCCATTATTCCTAAGATCAAAGCGGTCCAGTTCATAGTCTCGGTCTGTGGTACGAACGCCAGCTTTAACCTTGGTTAAAAAACTTAAGCTTGAAAAGGGTTCTAAGTACTCAGCATCGAAGCGAATAGCCGTTTCTTCATTTTCTTCATAGTAGCGTTGGTGCGTAAACTGCCTAATTGCGAGGTTATTTGGATCTAATAACGCATCTGGGTCGGAAAAAGCGATTCCTGGGACTTGGTCACCGTCACCAAGCATGGTAATGGTAAAAAGATGTTCGGTAATTGTTCCATCTTCTTCATATTGAGAGCGGGATATAGGGCGAAGGTTAAATTCGGATTTTGTACGCAAGCTCTCAGACTTAGTATAGGCAATTTCTCCGGATATCTTAAGCTTATCGGTAATAAACCATTCA
This genomic window contains:
- a CDS encoding polysaccharide lyase family 7 protein is translated as MKTRTPLVAANILIAFTIVGCNGKSEPEEKGTSIQVPGDKFDLSGWNIMLPVDEDGDGAADRVKNNALKYYQHETFFYLDADNNMVFVAPNKGFTSPTSTNTRSELRQVYTSENGQVPSYESPRNYFALSSTPNNENFAAVGGRMQASLKVNHVSLNAKYADKPPAYSVVVGQIHAAKLNDEKTEDAGFGWGNEPLKIYYKKYPNHETGTVFWNYERNLPESHPERIDIAYPVWGDGWNNNTDPGSDGIALGESFSYEINVYGDTMYLTFSAANHPTVKHQINLADNVDASGNIDEHDDPIGYKNDWLFFKVGAYNQCSTKDAPTFRYPACPGTGNWDVDKKAGNYTSVSFSSLQLGDAVAPK
- a CDS encoding substrate-binding domain-containing protein encodes the protein MNKTKVRLVDVATKAGVSKSTASQFLNGRFDFMSLDTRLRLQKAVEELNYVPNNIARSLKTNKTRTLGVIVRDIASYYTSQAIRGMDDYCKKHGYDLFIYNSDFDPATEKSALTTLCQLNVDGVIIASCGNNAKLIEDISKNTVPVVQFQLEHDDCDTGIVVADYKRASFEATEYLIELGHKDICFVTQQFETVKSRQEKYQGFVDAHNKHNLPVKEELILHWSRTEGLAASPVELLKSDLSPTAFFTQQIAITVDVLKALEQANINIPDDVSLLGFEEIPMAEFFRVPVTVVRQQPYEIGSEAASMLLNKIKSGKAFNTRTLVPCELVLRESCSTAKGIAKF